From a single Drosophila gunungcola strain Sukarami chromosome 2L unlocalized genomic scaffold, Dgunungcola_SK_2 000008F, whole genome shotgun sequence genomic region:
- the LOC128253353 gene encoding heterogeneous nuclear ribonucleoprotein 27C — translation MEEDERGKLFVGGLSWETTQENLSRYFCRFGDIIDCVVMKNNESGRSRGFGFVTFADPTNVNHVLQNGPHTLDGRTIDPKPCNPRTLQKPKKGGGYKVFLGGLPSNVTETDLRTFFGRYGKVTEVVIMYDQEKKKSRGFGFLSFEEESSVEHVTNERYINLNGKQVEIKKAEPRDGSGGQNSNNSTVGGAYGKLGNECSHWGPHHAPINMMQGQNGQMGGPPLNMPIGAPNMMPGYQGWGTSPQQQQYGYGNSGPGSYQGWGAPPGPQGPPPQWSNYAGPQQTQGYGGYDMYNSTSTGAPSGPSGGGSWNSWNMPPNSAGPTGAPGAGAGTATDMYSRAQTWAAGGPSTTGPVGGMPRTGPGNSASKSGSEYDYGGYGSGYDYDYSNYVKQEGASNYGAGPRSAYGNDSSTQPPYATSQAV, via the exons ATGGAGGAAGACGAGAGGGGTAAACTGTTTGTGGGCGGCTTGTCCTGGGAGACGACGCAGGAGAATCTGTCGCGCTACTTCTGCCGCTTCGGAGACATCATCGACTGCGTGGTTATGAAGAACAACGAGAGCGGCAGGTCGCGAGGCTTTGGCTTTGTGACCTTTGCCGACCCCACCAATGTAAACCACGTGCTGCAGAACGGACCGCACACGCTAGACGGCCGCACCATCGACCCCAAGCCGTGCAATCCGCGTACGCTGCAGAAACCCAAGAAAGGCGGTGGCTACAAGGTCTTCCTGGGCGGCCTGCCCTCGAACGTCACTGAGACCGATCTGCGCACCTTCTTTGGACGCTACGGCAAGGTCACCGAGGTGGTCATCATGTACGACCAGGAGAAGAAGAAGTCTCGCGGCTTTGGTTTCCTTTCTTTCGAGGAGGAGTCCTCCGTGGAGCACGTGACTAACGAGCGGTACATCAATTTGAATGGCAAGCAG GTCGAGATCAAGAAGGCCGAGCCTCGTGACGGATCTGGTGGTCAGAACTCCAACAACAGCACGGTGGGCGGAGCCTATGGCAAGCTGGGCAACGAGTGCAGCCACTGGGGACCGCACCATGCTCCCATCAACATGATGCAGGGCCAGAACGGCCAGATGGGCGGACCGCCGCTAAACATGCCTATTGGAGCGCCGAACATGATGCCTGGCTATCAGGGCTGGGGTACatcgccgcagcagcagcagtacgGCTATGGCAACAGCGGTCCGGGATCGTACCAAGGCTGGGGAGCTCCGCCAGGACCCCAGGGACCGCCACCGCAGTGGTCAAACTACGCTGGACCGCAGCAAACGCAGGGCTACGGCGGCTATGACATGTACAACTCGACGTCGACCGGAGCTCCTTCGGGACCTTCGGGTGGTGGCAGCTGGAATTCGTGGAACATGCCACCCAACTCTGCTGGACCGACTGGGGCACCAGGAGCCGGAGCGGGCACCGCCACAGATATGTACTCGCGAGCCCAGACCTGGGCAGCGGGCGGTCCCTCAACCACCGGACCCGTGGGCGGCATGCCGCGAACTGGACCCGGAAACTCGGCCTCCAAGTCCGGATCTGAGTATGACTACGGCGGCTATGGTTCCGGCTACGACTACGACTACAGCAACTACGTGAAGCAGGAGGGCGCCTCCAACTACGGAGCCGGACCGCGGTCAGCGTATGGCAACGATAGCTCCACGCAGCCACCTTATGCAACCTCGCAGGCTGTCTAA
- the LOC128253357 gene encoding probable splicing factor, arginine/serine-rich 6: MSRHPSDRKVYVGDLGNNARKNDLEYVFGAYGSLRSVWIARNPPGFAFVEFESARDAADAVRGLDGRTVCGRRARVELSTGKYARSGGGGGGGGGGPGGGGQGGRDRGGGGGRGDDKCYECGGRGHFARHCRERKARQRRRSNSFSRSRSTSRRRRTRSKSGTRSRSRSAVSVSRRSGRSNGRDENGSASRYSDHERNGSGAVESPPPPKRRYEDDDDDRVRGSPGSRSRSRSASPAVRRGSPPRRRGDSSASRSVSRD, translated from the exons atgtcGCGCCATCCGAGCGATAGGAAGGTGTACGTGGGCGATCTGGGCAACAATGCTCGCAAAAACGATCTGGAATATGTGTTTGGGGCGTACGGCAGTCTGCGCAGCGTTTGGATTGCCCGCAATCCGCCGGGCTTCGCCTTCGTGGAGTTCGAAAGTGCCCGTGATGCGGCGGATGCGGTGCGCGGCTTGGATGGACGTACGGTCTGTGGACGTCGTGCCCGGGTAGAGTTGTCCACTGGGAAGTACGCAAGATccggtggaggaggaggaggcggaggtggTGGTCCCGGAGGCGGAGGACAAGGAGGACGCGACCGAGGAGGTGGCGGCGGTCGTGGTGACGATAAGTGCTATGAGTGCGGTGGACGCGGGCACTTCGCACGCCACTGCCGCGAACGCAAGGCCAGGCAGCGACGCAG AAGCAACTCGTTCAGCAGATCTCGCAGCACATCCCGTCGCCGGCGCACTCGCTCCAAGTCCGGCACCCGTTCCCGCAGTCGGTCCGCCGTGTCAGTGAGCCGCCGTTCCGGCCGCTCAAACGGACGCGACGAGAACGGATCGGCGTCGCGGTACAGCGACCACGAGCGCAACGGCAGCGGAGCGGTGGAATCTCCACCGCCGCCAAAGCGGCGCTACgaggacgatgatgatgaccgGGTCAGGGGATCGCCGGGGTCACGTTCCCGATCTCGATCGGCGTCGCCGGCAGTGCGCCGTGGATCACCGCCCAGGCGTCGCGGAGACTCGTCCGCCTCACGGTCCGTGTCCAGGGACTAG
- the LOC128253350 gene encoding nucleolar protein 58, with translation MFVLYETPAGYAIFKLLDEKKLEQVDNLYLEFETPEKANKLLKLKHFEKFNDTTEALAAATAAVEGKVAKPLKKTLKKLLVDDVQSSLLVADAKLGTAIKEKLSVQCVCNTGVQELMRCIRQQADSLLGGLPKREMTAMALGLAHSLSRYKLKFSPDKIDTMIVQAQCLLDDLDKELNNYMMRAREWYGWHFPELGKIITDNIAFVKTIKLVGTRDNMAASDLSDILPEDVEEKVKEAAEISMGTEISDEDVLNIQCLCDEIISINDYRIHLYDYLKARMMAMAPNLTVLVGDTVGARLIAHAGSLINLAKHPSSTVQILGAEKALFRALKTKKDTPKYGLIYHAQLVGQASQKNKGKMSRSLAAKASLATRVDAFGEEATFELGAAHKVKLESRLRLLEEGNLRKLSGTGKAKAKFEKYQAKSEVFTYQPEADNTLNVKKRKHSESEQTPVKKEIKDEVKEESVEEDAEVKSEKKKKKKKKEKQEETVAPEPEDEPTPSKKKKKSKHQE, from the exons ATGTTTGTGCTCTACGAAACGCCGGCGGGCTACGCAATTTTCAAGCTGCTGGACGAGAAAAAGCTGGAGCAGGTGGACAATCTGTACCTTGAGTTCGAGACTCCGGAGAAGGCCAACAAACTGCTCAAACTGAAGCACTTTGAGAAATTCAACGACACCACAGAGGCGCTGGCCGCAGCCACGGCGGCGGTGGAGGGCAAGGTGGCCAAACCGCTGAAAAAGACCCTTAAAAAGCTGCTCGTCGACGACGTACAGTCCTCGCTTTTGGTCGCGGATGCCAAACTGGGCACCGCCATCAAGGAAAAACTGTCTGTGCAGTGCGTCTGCAACACAGGCGTTCAAGAGCTGATGCGCTGCATCCGCCAGCAGGCGGACAGTCTGCTCGGCGGCCTACCCAAACGCGAAATGACCGCCATGGCCCTAGGTCTCGCCCACTCCTTGTCGCGCTACAAGCTCAAGTTCTCGCCGGACAAGATCGACACCATGATTGTGCAGGCCCAGTGTTTGTTGGACGACCTGGACAAGGAGCTGAACAATTATATGATGCGCGCCCGCGAGTGGTACGGTTGGCACTTTCCCGAGTTGGGCAAGATTATCACCGACAATATTGCCTTCGTTAAGACCATTAAGCTAGTGGGTACCAGGGACAACATGGCCGCCAGCGATCTGTCTGACATTTTGCCTGAAGATGTAGAGGAGAAGGTAAAGGAGGCGGCCGAGATCTCGATGGGCACCGAAATCTCCGACGAGGATGTGCTAAATATCCAGTGCCTGTGCGACGAGATCATATCCATCAACGATTACCGCATTCACCTGTACGACTACTTGAAGGCTAGGATGATGGCCATGGCACCCAATTTGACGGTACTTGTGGGCGATACAGTAGGCGCTCGGCTTATTGCCCATGCCGGTTCGCTGATCAACCTGGCCAAGCATCCCTCATCCACCGTGCAAATCCTGGGCGCCGAAAAGGCCCTCTTCCGTGCGCTAAAGACCAAGAAGGATACGCCTAAGTACGGTTTGATCTACCACGCCCAGTTGGTGGGTCAGGCCAGCCAGAAGAACAAGGGCAAGATGTCGCGTTCGTTGGCGGCCAAGGCGTCGCTGGCTACGCGAGTGGATGCCTTCGGCGAGGAGGCCACCTTTGAGCTGGGTGCGGCGCACAAAGTGAAGTTGGAGTCGCGGTTGCGCTTACTTGAAGAGGGCAACCTGCGCAAACTATCGGGCACCGGCAAGGCGAAGGCGAAGTTCGAGAAGTACCAGGCGAAGAG TGAGGTGTTCACTTACCAACCGGAGGCCGACAACACCTTGAATGTCAAGAAACGCAAGCACTCCGAGTCCGAGCAGACGCCTGTTAAGAAGGAAATCAAGGATGAGGTCAAGGAGGAGTCGGTTGAAGAGGACGCGGAAGTCAAGTccgaaaagaagaagaaaaagaagaagaaggaaAAGCAGGAGGAGACTGTTGCTCCTGAGCCCGAGGATGAGCCGACGCCAtccaagaaaaagaaaaagtccAAGCACCAGGAGTAA
- the LOC128253358 gene encoding histidine-rich glycoprotein produces MHGHLKLLLVLGLLLTYAAAKKKESSSSEEEEEGGDKYEKKKFGAEEHKGEHGHKEHKEWEEDEKKHHELEDHEHHHGDKGSKKKKHYDEKDEHGEKHEHGAHKKGGKHHHKKKHKKGHKELEYHKKFKKDEYVKEKKFYDDEHKGGHHKKYGKEHHHHAEEHGEHKKGEKHEGGKKKGHKKHHGHYKKGHHDEDHKKYKKEHKHGESFEEKKEHGKKGSKKHGHKHYKKKGEKH; encoded by the coding sequence ATGCATGGTCATCTGAAGCTGCTGTTGGTCCTGGGACTCCTGCTGACCTACGCGGCGGCCAAGAAAAAGGAGTCGTCGTcgtccgaggaggaggaggagggtgGCGACAAGTACGAGAAGAAAAAGTTCGGTGCAGAGGAGCACAAGGGTGAGCACGGACACAAGGAACACAAGGAGTGGGAGGAGGACGAAAAGAAGCACCACGAGCTGGAGGATCACGAGCACCACCACGGGGACAAGGGAtcgaagaagaagaagcactACGATGAGAAGGACGAGCACGGTGAGAAGCATGAACACGGCGCCCACAAGAAGGGCGGCAAGCACCATCACAAAAAGAAGCACAAGAAGGGCCACAAGGAATTGGAATACCACAAAAAGTTCAAGAAGGATGAGTATGTCAAGGAGAAGAAGTTCTACGATGACGAGCACAAGGGCGGCCATCACAAGAAGTACGGAAAGGAGCACCATCACCATGCTGAGGAGCACGGCGAGCACAAGAAGGGCGAAAAGCACGAGGGCGGCAAGAAGAAGGGCCACAAGAAACACCACGGTCACTACAAGAAGGGCCATCACGACGAGGACCACAAGAAGTACAAGAAGGAGCACAAGCACGGGGAGAGCTTCGAGGAAAAGAAAGAGCACGGCAAGAAGGGCTCCAAGAAGCACGGCCACAAgcactacaaaaaaaagggcGAAAAGCATTAA
- the LOC128253391 gene encoding wee1-like protein kinase, giving the protein MAFRQTEHEMSVTSLDSSVELRSRSPSPQLFNPRKLRFADDDFDKDTLEGASPQYPLQHRPKFFSAPEQPDSKDVSMSPPCQKVRALRLFSTPATPKTILQKSTTQCSNHLSAAAAAVNATRLLERPRSLPLHNRNLPAQDTANVNPFTPDSLLAHNKKRCRTQFGRENLNLNVNAMQKYLLSEAWDEDATEEAGDPLREIHHQAPKRLALHDTNISRFKREFMQVNVIGVGEFGVVFQCVNRLDGCIYAIKKSKKPVAGSSFEKRALNEVWAHAVLGKHDNVVRYYSAWAEDDHMLIQNEFCDGGSLHARIQDHYLGEAELKIVLMHVIEGLRYIHSNDLVHMDLKPENIFSTMNPNAHKLVEVQAHQTKDDDGMESVYEELRHSENLVTYKIGDLGHVTSVKEPHVEEGDCRYLPKEILQEDYSNLFKADIFSLGITLFEVAGGGPLPKNGPQWHKLRDGEVPVLPSLSRDFNELIAQMMHLDPEKRPTSQSIFSHPILSAVESKSKLQLGLELTVEKRKNEILMNKLRDAKKQIKLLEQRVNLLAVTNNPDSLDGQRCLRSFTRRMRTPFSSHGKFDSISDRNKNVITNI; this is encoded by the exons ATGGCATTCCGCCAGACGGAGCACGAGATGAGCGTCACCTCGCTCGATTCGAGCGTCGAGCTGCGGTCGCGCTCCCCGTCGCCGCAGCTCTTCAATCCGCGCAAGCTGCGCTTTGCCGACGACGACTTTGACAAGGACACGCTCGAAGGAGCGAGTCCACAATATCCCCTTCAGCATCGGCCAAAGTTCTTTTCCGCCCCAGAGCAGCCGGACAGCAAGGACGTGTCCATGTCGCCTCCGTGCCAGAAGGTGCGGGCCTTGCGTCTGTTCAGCACTCCGGCCACCCCAAAGACCATCCTGCAGAAGTCCACGACGCAGTGCAGCAACCATCTGTCAGCCGCGGCGGCGGCAGTGAACGCAACCCGGCTGTTGGAGCGGCCCCGATCCCTGCCCCTGCACAACCGCAATTTGCCCGCCCAGGACACGGCGAATGTGAATCCCTTTACGCCCGACA GCCTCCTGGCTCACAATAAAAAGCGTTGCCGCACGCAGTTCGGACGCGAGAACCTCAACCTGAATGTGAATGCTATGCAAAAGTATTTGCTTAGCGAAGCCTGGGACGAGGATGCGACGGAGGAGGCGGGCGACCCACTGCGCGAGATCCACCACCAGGCTCCCAAGCGGCTGGCCCTGCACGACACAAATATCAGTCGCTTCAAACGGGAGTTCATGCAGGTTAATGTGATCGGCGTAGGCGAGTTCGGCGTGGTGTTCCAGTGCGTCAATCGACTGGATGGGTGCATCTATGCGATCAAGAAGAGCAAGAAGCCAGTGGCCGGCAGCTCCTTCGA AAAGAGAGCCCTAAACGAGGTTTGGGCCCATGCTGTTCTGGGCAAGCACGACAATGTGGTGAGGTACTACTCCGCCTGGGCGGAGGACGATCACATGCTGATACAGAACGAGTTCTGCGACGGGGGCAGCTTGCATGCGCGGATCCAGGATCACTACTTGGGCGAGGCCGAGTTAAAGATTGTACTCATGCATGTGATCGAGGGCCTGCGTTATATCCATTCCAACGACCTCGTGCACATGGACCTGAAGCCGGAGAACATATTCTCCACAATGAATCCGAATGCACACAAGCTGGTCGAGGTCCAAGCGCATCAAACCAAAGACGACGACGGCATGGAGAGTGTTTACGAAGAGCTGCGCCACTCAGAGAACTTGGTAACGTACAAGATCGGCGACCTGGGTCACGTGACTTCTGTAAAAGAGCCCCATGTCGAGGAGGGCGACTGCCGCTACCTTCCCAAGGAAATCCTTCAGGAGGACTACTCGAATCTCTTCAAGGCCGACATCTTCTCGTTGGGAATCACGTTGTTCGAGGTCGCCGGCGGAGGTCCGCTTCCCAAAAATGGACCACAGTGGCATAAACTGCGAGACGGCGAGGTGCCAGTGCTGCCGAGTTTGAGCCGAGATTTTAACGAGCTGATAGCCCAGATGATGCACCTAGATCCAGAAAAGAGGCCCACATCGCAGTCCATATTCAGTCATCC AATTCTAAGCGCCGTTGAGTCGAAGAGCAAGCTGCAGCTCGGTCTAGAGCTGACCGTGGAAAAGCGTAAAAACGAGATACTAATGAACAAGCTGAGGGATGCAAAAAAACAGATTAAACTACTCGAGCAAAGGG TCAACCTCCTTGCAGTGACCAACAATCCGGATAGTCTGGATGGGCAGCGATGCCTTCGCTCCTTCACGCGACGCATGCGCACGCCATTCTCGAGCCATGGCAAGTTCGATAGCATATCCGATCGCAACAAGAACGTAATCACCAATATCTGA
- the LOC128253395 gene encoding 5'-3' exoribonuclease 2 homolog has translation MGVPAFFRWLSRKYPSVIIECNENKQVDPDTGRNIYEDATQPNPNGIEFDNLYLDMNGIIHPCTHPEDKPAPKNEDEMMVAIFDCIDRLFGIVRPRKLLYMAIDGVAPRAKMNQQRSRRFRAAKETTEKRLEIERIREELLSRGCKLPPEKEKGEHFDSNCITPGTPFMDRLSKCLHYYVHDRLNNNPAWKGIKVILSDANVPGEGEHKIMDYIRKQRAQPDHDPNTQHVLCGADADLIMLGLATHEPNFTIIREEFLPNKPRPCDICNGFGHEMDKCVGLGATAPTGANFKPDVPIGAEVKFIFVRLSVLREYLKQTLEMPNLPFEYSFERALDDWVFMCFFVGNDFLPHLPSLEIREGAVDRLVELYKKCVYKTKGYLTDSGDVNLDRVQLIMTDLGNAEDQIFKSRQRREQQFKARDKARKRQERNQDHRALDQSAFGASAVGPNSQQKSIGNYKEEAAALRNRKRTSDQADLDDEDEEEDNDEVRLWEDGFKDRYYESKFDVAPGNQQFRYAVALQYVRGLCWVLKYYYQGCASWNWYFPYHYAPFASDFVNIQGLSTMFEKGTKPFNPLEQLMGVFPAASSSHVPEPWAQLMSSPESPIIDFYPEDFKIDLNGKKFAWQGVALLPFVDEKRLFKALVPYYDQLTGEEVKRNKRGDNYLYISNQSSHYKKVKKISEKSDENECKAISFDGMRGTLGQTELNTAISGILRSPISGLSDICDNTTVTTTFKDPEYDDDFIFEAKRLADAVDPPQVLPTEQTGQKHRPVIGFNSHLSRAYVPDSGHRMLNAGIRNNQGAGGSYGQGGGYGQGGGNHGQGYQNNSRNYNYNYNNNNFNQHQGGGYQGNYNNRQQYGHNQRYNQDNSNQQRNFNNFNGPRSNNYQQQGGNRQQNQNYRRF, from the coding sequence ATGGGAGTTCCAGCATTCTTTCGCTGGCTGAGCCGGAAGTATCCGAGCGTGATCATTGAGTGCAACGAGAACAAGCAGGTGGACCCGGACACCGGGCGCAATATTTACGAGGACGCCACCCAGCCGAATCCGAATGGCATAGAGTTCGACAACCTCTACCTGGACATGAATGGCATCATTCATCCGTGCACGCATCCGGAGGACAAGCCGGCGCCGAAGAACGAGGACGAGATGATGGTGGCCATCTTCGACTGCATCGACCGCCTGTTCGGCATCGTGCGTCCCCGGAAGCTGCTCTACATGGCCATTGATGGGGTGGCTCCGCGGGCCAAAATGAACCAGCAGCGGTCGCGCCGCTTCCGGGCGGCCAAGGAGACCACGGAGAAGCGGCTGGAGATCGAGCGGATCCGCGAGGAGCTGCTGAGCCGCGGCTGCAAGCTGCCGCCGGAGAAGGAGAAGGGCGAGCACTTCGACTCGAACTGCATCACGCCAGGCACCCCGTTCATGGACCGGCTGAGCAAGTGTCTGCACTACTACGTCCACGACCGGCTGAACAACAACCCGGCCTGGAAGGGCATCAAGGTGATCCTGTCGGACGCCAATGTGCCCGGCGAGGGCGAGCACAAGATCATGGACTACATCCGCAAGCAGCGCGCCCAGCCGGATCACGACCCCAACACGCAGCACGTCCTCTGCGGGGCCGATGCCGATCTCATCATGCTGGGCCTGGCCACCCACGAGCCGAACTTCACCATCATACGTGAGGAGTTCCTGCCAAACAAGCCGCGTCCTTGCGACATCTGCAACGGGTTTGGCCACGAGATGGACAAGTGCGTGGGCTTGGGTGCCACGGCCCCGACGGGCGCCAACTTCAAGCCCGACGTTCCCATTGGGGCGGAGGTGAAGTTCATTTTTGTGCGGCTGAGCGTGCTGCGGGAGTACCTGAAGCAGACTCTCGAGATGCCCAATCTCCCCTTCGAGTACAGCTTCGAGCGAGCCCTGGACGACTGGGTGTTCATGTGCTTCTTCGTGGGCAACGATTTCCTGCCCCATCTGCCCAGCCTGGAGATCCGTGAGGGCGCAGTGGACCGGCTCGTCGAGCTGTACAAGAAGTGCGTCTACAAGACGAAGGGCTACCTCACCGACTCGGGCGACGTCAATTTGGACAGGGTGCAGCTGATTATGACGGATCTGGGCAATGCCGAGGACCAGATCTTCAAGAGCCGACAGCGCCGCGAGCAGCAGTTCAAGGCCAGGGATAAGGCGCGGAAGAGGCAGGAGAGGAACCAGGACCACAGGGCCCTGGATCAGTCGGCGTTTGGGGCCAGCGCTGTGGGCCCTAACAGCCAGCAAAAGAGCATTGGCAACTACAAGGAGGAAGCCGCTGCCCTTCGGAACAGGAAGCGGACGAGTGACCAGGCAGACTTGGATGACGaagacgaggaggaggacaaTGACGAGGTGCGCTTGTGGGAGGACGGCTTCAAGGACCGCTACTACGAGTCCAAGTTCGATGTGGCGCCAGGAAACCAGCAGTTCCGCTACGCCGTGGCCTTGCAGTACGTCCGGGGCTTGTGCTGGGTGCTGAAGTACTACTATCAGGGCTGTGCCTCCTGGAACTGGTACTTCCCGTACCACTATGCCCCATTCGCATCGGATTTCGTGAACATCCAGGGTCTGTCCACGATGTTTGAAAAGGGCACAAAGCCATTTAATCCGCTGGAGCAGCTGATGGGCGTGTTTCCGGCAGCCAGTAGCTCCCATGTGCCCGAACCGTGGGCCCAGCTCATGTCCAGTCCGGAGTCTCCAATCATTGACTTCTATCCGGAGGACTTCAAGATCGATCTGAACGGCAAGAAGTTCGCCTGGCAGGGAGTGGCCCTGCTGCCCTTCGTTGACGAGAAGCGGCTCTTCAAGGCCTTGGTTCCCTACTACGATCAACTCACGGGGGAGGAGGTGAAGCGCAACAAGCGGGGCGACAATTACCTGTACATCAGCAACCAGAGCTCGCACTACAAGAAGGTCAAGAAAATAAGCGAGAAATCTGATGAGAACGAGTGCAAGGCCATATCCTTTGATGGAATGCGCGGCACTTTGGGCCAAACGGAGCTCAACACTGCTATTAGCGGCATTCTGAGGTCGCCCATCTCAGGACTGTCGGACATTTGTGACAACACCACTGTGACAACGACTTTTAAGGATCCGGAATACGATGACGACTTCATTTTCGAGGCGAAACGGCTGGCCGATGCCGTGGATCCGCCGCAGGTTCTGCCCACGGAACAGACGGGACAAAAGCATCGCCCCGTCATCGGATTCAATAGCCATTTGTCCAGGGCCTATGTTCCGGATAGTGGGCATCGCATGCTGAATGCCGGAATTAGAAACAATCAGGGGGCTGGAGGCAGCTACGGTCAAGGAGGTGGCTACGGCCAGGGAGGGGGAAATCACGGACAGGGCTATCAGAACAACAGTCGCAACTATAACTACAactacaataataataacttcaATCAACACCAAGGTGGCGGATACCAAGGCAACTACAACAACCGACAGCAATATGGCCACAATCAGAGATACAACCAGGACAACTCCAATCAACAGCGTAACTTTAACAACTTCAACGGCCCAAGGAGTAATAACTACCAGCAACAAGGCGGCAACAGGCAACAAAACCAGAATTATAGAAGATTTTAA